TAGTGTTTCTGGAGGAGCAACAAACCTCACTCTTGCTCTGCGCGCTAGCGGAATCACTGGAACTGGCTCTTCCGGAAACGATTTGATGTTGAGCTATGCCTCTAATACAACCTTAGACGGTGGTGCTGGAAACGATATTTTAAAAGGAGCAAGCGGTTCAATACTCCGAGGGGGAACGGGTAATGACACTTTAGAAATTGCTAATTTTGGTAAAGGTAGTTTGATAGGTGGTGCTGGTGACGATCGCTACAATGTTTATCAAGTTGGAACCTCAGCTATACCCTTCGTCATAGACGAACTAAACTTTGGTGGCAGTGGCACAGATACTATTTTTACGACACTAGACTTTTCTCTGACTAGTCAATCTGGTGTCACGTTTAAAGGTCAAATTGAAAACTTAATTCTTGCTGCGCCTGGAGCTAATCTTGGTCAAGTAGCAGGACCCATTAGTGGTACAGGAAATAGTCTTAACAATGTTATTTCTGGCAACCGTCAAAATAATATTTTAAGTGGAATGAGTGGTAACGATTCTATTTACGGATCGATTGGGGACGATACAATTGATGGCGGTGACGGTAACGACCAATTATTTGGTCAAGATGGAAATGACTCATTAAATGGTGGACTTGGCGTTGACACTTTAAATGGTGGTATTGGTGACGATACTTACAATGTTGATGCTAGCGATACTATAGTAGATGGTTTGAATCAAGGTACCGATACCGTTAATCTAAACGATGTCAGCGGTACTACTTTTATTACCTCGGCAGATGTTGAATACATTAACATCTCTGCAACTGGAACTACTAATGTAAATGTCACGGTAAATAACACTATTAATACCGTTGTTACTGGAAATCGTGGTAATAATACAATCATAGGTGGAGCAGGTAATAATATCCTCAGAGGAAGAGCAGGTGTTGATACACTAACAGGTGGAGGTGGCGCTGATATATTTGAGTTTGGCGGCACAGTTAATGGTGTAACTTTAACGGCAACAGGATCTGACAATAATTCGATTAGAAATGATGT
The genomic region above belongs to Calothrix sp. NIES-2098 and contains:
- a CDS encoding hemolysin-type calcium-binding region, giving the protein MTIRGTASNDVLNAVNPGDELRGLDGNDTLYGSTGNERLFGGNGNDLLYGYAGDDQLDGDAGADTMDGGAGNDSYVVDNLGDIVIDSDQARINAYVNFSLASVSGGATNLTLALRASGITGTGSSGNDLMLSYASNTTLDGGAGNDILKGASGSILRGGTGNDTLEIANFGKGSLIGGAGDDRYNVYQVGTSAIPFVIDELNFGGSGTDTIFTTLDFSLTSQSGVTFKGQIENLILAAPGANLGQVAGPISGTGNSLNNVISGNRQNNILSGMSGNDSIYGSIGDDTIDGGDGNDQLFGQDGNDSLNGGLGVDTLNGGIGDDTYNVDASDTIVDGLNQGTDTVNLNDVSGTTFITSADVEYINISATGTTNVNVTVNNTINTVVTGNRGNNTIIGGAGNNILRGRAGVDTLTGGGGADIFEFGGTVNGVTLTATGSDNNSIRNDVVTDFNTSQGDKIYLSASTFTVLAGSIGSNLGAVTKGFTSTATSTGLDTKDAYFVYNSSNGNLYYNQNLTAFGHSGVFATFTSLPSLAATDFIVVA